Proteins co-encoded in one Malus domestica chromosome 09, GDT2T_hap1 genomic window:
- the LOC139188208 gene encoding uncharacterized protein translates to MMKQRAKSTKSLPRNQGEENEGEAEDETESQINKESSSTEAAQTPTARNPEKVNLFKTAPLGEGAGASPDIEEGEISGDSTGEDEGGEGGESAAGAVEGASAGEVLNGEGAVVGRLLDGEGVAAGGVVNGDGEGAALRGLLDGEGTADDGEGRADGGLLKGESAGDLDGDDAGDCAPVEATKRAAIRTRTRPVE, encoded by the exons ATGATGAAACAGAGAGCCAAATCAACAAAGAGTCTTCCACG AAATCAAGGAGAAGAGAATGAGGGTGAGGCGGAGGATGAAACAGAGAGCCAAATCAACAAAGAGTCTTCCTCG ACAGAAGCAGCCCAAACCCCAACGGCCAGAAATCCAGAGAAGGTGAACTTATTCAAAACGGCACCGTTAGGGGAGGGTGCAGGAGCATCTCCAGATATTGAAGAGGGAGAAATCTCCGGAGATAGCACAGGGGAAGATGAGGGAGGAGAAGGTGGAGAGTCAGCGGCAGGGGCAGTAGAGGGAGCATCCGCTGGTGAAGTGCTAAATGGAGAGGGAGCGGTTGTTGGTAGGTTGCTCGATGGAGAAGGAGTGGCAGCAGGTGGAGTGGTCAATGGAGATGGAGAAGGTGCAGCCTTACGTGGATTGCTTGATGGAGAAGGAACAGCTGATGATGGAGAAGGAAGAGCCGATGGTGGACTCCTCAAAGGAGAATCCGCAGGGGACTTAGACGGTGACGATGCTGGGGATTGTGCCCCTGTTGAGGCCACCAAAAGAGCAGCCATTAGAACAAGAACAAGGCCGGTGGAGTGA